In Candidatus Pantoea floridensis, the genomic window TAAGCTCTCGACCATTGGCGCACGCGCCTGGCTGGTGGAAGCGCCGGGTGGATTCGATCTTCCGGCACAGCGCCGCATCTGGTCACTGGCGCGTCTGCTGCACGCCGATGAAGCGATTGAAGCGCTGATTCCCGGCGTCACCAATCTGCTGGTGCTGTTCCGCCATATTCCCCTTGATGAAAACGCTGTGCGCAAGCAATTGCATGCTGCCTGGGATCAGGCGCAGGCCATTAGCCCGCAGGGAAAACTGATTGAAATTCCGGTGCATTACGGCGGTGAACACGCCACCGATCTTGCTGCCGTGTGTCATCACACCGGATTATCCCCCCGTGAGGTGGTGCGCCTGCATCACCAGAGCGAATATACGGTGTTTGCACTGGGCAGCGCACCGGGCTTTGGCTATCTGCATGGCTTAGATCCGCAGCTGGCGACGCCGCGTAAGAAAGTACCGTCGCTGAGCATGTTGAAAGGCACCGTCACCATCGGCGGCGCGCAGGCGGGCGTCTCGGCGTTGACCGGCCCAAACGGCTGGAACGCCATTGGGTTTGCCGAGTTAACGGTATTTGATCCGCTGGCGGATTCCCCTGCGCTGATGGCGCCGGGCGATCGTATCCGTTTTCTGCCGCAGAGGATTGAGCTGTGATTGAGATCGAACAGAGCGGTGCGCTGAATACAGTCCAGGATCTTGGACGCTTCAACTTCCGCCACATGGGCGTATCGGTGAGCGGCGCCATGGATGCGCTGGCGCTGCGCGCTGGCAATCTGTTACTGGGCAACGATGAGAACGCAGCGGCGCTTGAAGTGCAGCTGTTCCCCTTTCGCATGCGTTTTCTGCAGGACAGCAGCATCGCGGTGACCGGTGCCGATTGCCGCGCCACGCTGGATGGTACGCCGCTGCCGCCATGGTGGGGCTGCGGCGTACGCGCCGGACAGGTACTGGAGCTGCGCTATCCACGCAGCGGCGCGCGTGGCTATGTGTGTGTCGCCGGCGGGATTGATGTGCCGCTGGTGCTCGGCTCGCGCAGTACCGCGCTGCGCGGCGGTTTCGGGGGTGTTGATGGACGCCCGCTGCAGCGTGGCGATCGGCTGGCGCTGGGCGAAAGCCGCGTCCCGCCGCTGCCGGTAAGCGGCATCGGAATTGAGCCGCCGGACAGCGCGCTGCATGCGCATTTTCCGCGTAACAGCGCCGGTGACATTCAGCTGCGCGCCATTCCGTCCGGCGAATATGCGCTGTTTGCCGCCGATGCCGCTCGTTTCTGGCAGCAGTCGTGGCAAGTCTCTAATCAAAGCAATCGTACCGGCTATCGGCTGGCGGGCGCGCCCATTTTCCCCTCTGAAACCATTGAGATGCGATCCTATGGGCTGATCCCCGGCATTGTGCAGGTGCCGCCGGGGGGAGAACCGATTATCCAGCTGAGCGATGCCAACACCGCTGGTGGTTATCCGAAGATCGCCGGGGTGATCGAGCAGGATCTGTGGCGACTGGGCCAGGTGCTGCCGGGTCAGTCGATCCAGCTGATCCAGAGCGATGCGCGCGAAGCGATCGCCATCGAACAGGAAGTGGCACGCTGGCTGAATCGGCTGCGCCTCAGCTGCCAGCCACTGCGTAGAGCGCTAACCGTTTAATCCGCACAAGGAACCCTAAGCATGAAGATTGATGTCAATTCCGATATGGGTGAAGGCTTCGGCGTTTATCAGCTGTGCGATGACGCCGCGCTGATGCAAGTGGTGTCATCGGCCAATATTGCCTGCGGCTTCCACGCAGGCGATCCGGCGATCATGACCAACATGGTGCGGCTGGCGAAACAGCATGGCGTCGGCATTGGCGCACATCCAGGGCTGCCCGATCGTCAGGGTTTTGGCCGCCGCGAGCTGCCATTTAGCAGCGAAGAGATTTGCCAGCAGGTGGCGTATCAGCTCGGTGCACTTACGGCGATTGCCCGCGCGGAAGGCACGCACGTGTCGCACCTAAGCTTCCACGCCGCGATGGGCAACCTCGTCAACCGCGACGCCGCGCTGGCGCAACAGGTGATGGAATTAGTGGCGCGCATCAATAGCGATCTGATCGTCTTTGCTCAACCTGATACGCTCATCGAAGCCGCCGCGCAGGCCGCAGGCCTGAAAACGCTCACGCTATTTCTGGCGGACCGCGCTTATGACGCGCAAGGTCTTCTGGTGCCACGCGGCATTGCCGGTGCGGTGATCAAAGAGGAAGCCGCGCTGCGCGCCCGCGTGCGTCAGTTTTTGCAGCACGGCACGGTCACGACGATAGAAAACGAGGAGATTGCCATACGCGCGCGTTCGATTCTGGTTCACAGCGACACGCCCGGTTCACTGACGCTCGCCACCATTGTGCGCAGCGAAATTGAAGCCAGCGGCCATCAGGTCGCCCCGGCCGCGCAAGTGTTAGCGCAATAACCCGAAATTTGTACATGGTATTTCGTAGGGTGCGCATTTATGCGCACCTGGTCGCCATGAATGGCGACCCTACGAGGTGATAGGTAGTGTCGTCATACATGACGACCAGGACATTAAACGCAACCTTCGCAAAACGCCGCTATGCGATCGCATCCCGTCTCTAATCGTTCCATGCTCGTTGCATACGACAACCGAATAAACGGACTCATACCGTACGCCGCGCCCTGCACTGTCACCACGTGCTGCTCCTCAATTAACGCCAGCACAAAATCCGCGTCATTCGCGATCAGCCGACCACCGGCGCTGGTTTTGCCAAGGTATCCGGCGATATTGACGAACAGATAAAACGCCCCCTGCGGCTTGTGGCAGCGCAGACCATCAATCGAGGTCAGACGCTCCAGCACGTAGTCACGGCGCTCACGATAGATATGTGCACGCTCCTGCAACAGATCCTGTGGACCTGCCAGCACCGCCACCGCTGCCGCCTGCGTTAAGGTACAGACGCCGCCGCTGTTCTGCGTATTAACGTTGCTCATCGCGTAAATCAACGGCGCCGGACCGCCACAGAAGCCCAGGCGCCAGCCGGTCATCGAATAGGCTTTCGACACGCCATTCACCGTCAGCACGCGGTCAAACAGGCGCGGCTCAACCTGCGCCAGCGTGTAGAAGCGCACCTCGTCATAAATCAGGTGCTCATAGATATCGTCGGTCATGATCCACACCTGCGGATGGCGCAGCAGCACCTCGCCCAGCGCTTGCAGCTCCGCTTTGGTCGCCACCGAACCGGTTGGGTTACTCGGATAGTTGAGCAGCAGCCATTTGGTCTTGTCGGTGATGGCGACATCGAGATCGGCAGGCAGCGGTTTAAAGCCGTTCTCCTGCGCACATGGCAGCGCCACCGGAATGCCACCAGCGAATTTGACGATATCGGCATAGCTGATCCATGACGGCGTGGGGATCACCACTTCGTCGCCCGGATTGATGGTCGCCATGATGGCGTTAAAGATGATCTGCTTGGCGCCACCGGCGGTGAGGATCTGGCTGACGTCATAATCCAGCTGATTATCGCGTTTGAATTTCAGCTGGATCGCCTTGCGCAGCGCAGGGGTGCCATCCGTGGGCGGATAGCGCGTATCGCCGCCGCGCGCAGCGGCGTAAGCCGCTTCAATCGCATGCGGCGGCGTGGGGAAATCGGGTTCGCCAGTGGAAAGCGCTACCACATCAATCCCCTGCGCGGCGAGATCGCGCGCTTTTTGGGTCATGGCAACGGAGGCAGAAACGGTGACATTCTTTAATCTATCGGCTATCTCGGGCATGAGTTAATCCTGGCTCAGTGTCAGCATGAACGGTCCGCAGCAAGCCGCAGACACGACGTTTAACAGAGAATAGGTTTTTGCCCGAAGCGGCGGTTAATAGTGCTTTGTTGTGGTGATATAACACAAAGCGATGACTGAACCGACCGCACACTTTTGCCATAAAGGTCGCGCGCCTGATAGGAAAATGGGCGGCAGGTCACGCGCCAGCGCCTGACGCAATGTTAATAGAGTGTTACTTTTAGGGGCTGATTACCGTGCGCACCGGCAGGTTGATACCGCCCATCATCGACAAATCTAATGGGTAATTCGCACCATACCAGTGCACAGGTGGCTGTTCAGCACGCGCCGTCACGGCGACTCGTCAACTCAGCACCAGCCTTAGGAGGCACTGTGGCTCTACCCTCCTGTCTGAGTTCTATCGCGAAAGCTTATTTTGGCATCAACTTTGCTTAATAACCGATATGCGTTCTGTAGGAGGAAGTGTCCATGAATCTTCGTCGCCTCAAGTACTTTGTTAAAATTGTTGATGTAGGTAGCCTGACTCAGGCCGCCGATATTTTGCATATTGCCCAACCTGCGCTCAGCCAGCAGCTGGCTACGCTGGAAGGGGAAGTGAATCAGCAACTGCTCATTCGTACCAAGCGCGGCGTGACGCCGACCGAAGCGGGTAAAACGCTCTATTCCCACGCGCAGGCCATTTTGCGCCAGTGCGAGCAGGCACAAAGCGCCATTGAGCTGGTGGGCGCGTCGCTGAGCGGCAGCGTTTCGGTCGGCTTAGCGCCGGGCACCGCTGCGCAAAATCTTGCCCTGCCGCTGATGATGGAAGTGCAGCAGCAGCATCCCGGCATTGTGCTCTATTTCAATGAGAACTTCGGCACCACGCTGAGCGAGCTGATCATGAACGGCCGCATGGACATGGCGGTGATTTACGATCATCGCACCATCCACGGGCTGCGCTTTATGCCGCTGATGAAAGAGGATCTCTACTTCGTCTGTCCATTCAGCCTCGCGCAGCCGGTAAAAGAGATCCCGCTGGCGCAGGTAGCGCAGTACGATCTGTTCCTGCCGCGCGTCTACAACATCATGCGCAAAGTGCTCGACGATGCCTTTGTGCATAACAATCTGCAGTATCGCGTGAAATGCGAGATCGAATCACAAACGACGCTGAATGCCGCGCTCAGCGCCGGTCTCGGCACCACCATCATGCCGGAATCCGCCGCCCGGGCGA contains:
- a CDS encoding biotin-dependent carboxyltransferase family protein, with translation MIEIEQSGALNTVQDLGRFNFRHMGVSVSGAMDALALRAGNLLLGNDENAAALEVQLFPFRMRFLQDSSIAVTGADCRATLDGTPLPPWWGCGVRAGQVLELRYPRSGARGYVCVAGGIDVPLVLGSRSTALRGGFGGVDGRPLQRGDRLALGESRVPPLPVSGIGIEPPDSALHAHFPRNSAGDIQLRAIPSGEYALFAADAARFWQQSWQVSNQSNRTGYRLAGAPIFPSETIEMRSYGLIPGIVQVPPGGEPIIQLSDANTAGGYPKIAGVIEQDLWRLGQVLPGQSIQLIQSDAREAIAIEQEVARWLNRLRLSCQPLRRALTV
- the nac gene encoding nitrogen assimilation transcriptional regulator NAC, yielding MNLRRLKYFVKIVDVGSLTQAADILHIAQPALSQQLATLEGEVNQQLLIRTKRGVTPTEAGKTLYSHAQAILRQCEQAQSAIELVGASLSGSVSVGLAPGTAAQNLALPLMMEVQQQHPGIVLYFNENFGTTLSELIMNGRMDMAVIYDHRTIHGLRFMPLMKEDLYFVCPFSLAQPVKEIPLAQVAQYDLFLPRVYNIMRKVLDDAFVHNNLQYRVKCEIESQTTLNAALSAGLGTTIMPESAARAMLKSGDAWMAKIVDPDVQVSLSFCMSDHLPLSQPAEAVKSILLSLMSRRNVENYPLTLVG
- a CDS encoding 5-oxoprolinase subunit PxpA; translation: MKIDVNSDMGEGFGVYQLCDDAALMQVVSSANIACGFHAGDPAIMTNMVRLAKQHGVGIGAHPGLPDRQGFGRRELPFSSEEICQQVAYQLGALTAIARAEGTHVSHLSFHAAMGNLVNRDAALAQQVMELVARINSDLIVFAQPDTLIEAAAQAAGLKTLTLFLADRAYDAQGLLVPRGIAGAVIKEEAALRARVRQFLQHGTVTTIENEEIAIRARSILVHSDTPGSLTLATIVRSEIEASGHQVAPAAQVLAQ
- a CDS encoding pyridoxal phosphate-dependent aminotransferase, which encodes MPEIADRLKNVTVSASVAMTQKARDLAAQGIDVVALSTGEPDFPTPPHAIEAAYAAARGGDTRYPPTDGTPALRKAIQLKFKRDNQLDYDVSQILTAGGAKQIIFNAIMATINPGDEVVIPTPSWISYADIVKFAGGIPVALPCAQENGFKPLPADLDVAITDKTKWLLLNYPSNPTGSVATKAELQALGEVLLRHPQVWIMTDDIYEHLIYDEVRFYTLAQVEPRLFDRVLTVNGVSKAYSMTGWRLGFCGGPAPLIYAMSNVNTQNSGGVCTLTQAAAVAVLAGPQDLLQERAHIYRERRDYVLERLTSIDGLRCHKPQGAFYLFVNIAGYLGKTSAGGRLIANDADFVLALIEEQHVVTVQGAAYGMSPFIRLSYATSMERLETGCDRIAAFCEGCV
- the pxpB gene encoding 5-oxoprolinase subunit PxpB: MPVMSHSAVPSASAPALACSSDIKLSTIGARAWLVEAPGGFDLPAQRRIWSLARLLHADEAIEALIPGVTNLLVLFRHIPLDENAVRKQLHAAWDQAQAISPQGKLIEIPVHYGGEHATDLAAVCHHTGLSPREVVRLHHQSEYTVFALGSAPGFGYLHGLDPQLATPRKKVPSLSMLKGTVTIGGAQAGVSALTGPNGWNAIGFAELTVFDPLADSPALMAPGDRIRFLPQRIEL